The Chthoniobacterales bacterium genome has a segment encoding these proteins:
- the kdpB gene encoding potassium-transporting ATPase subunit KdpB, with translation MTFNRNLLVGALRDAFLKFNPREQIKNPVMFVVFLGALWTTIGLFRDLDSFNIQIVVWLWFTVFFSNFAEAVAEGRGKAQAESLKKTRTRTNARRLDGDRETLVNATELRKGDRVVCEAGDIIPADGDVIEGVASVDESAITGESAPVIRESGGDHCAVTGGTRVLSDRIVIKISAEPGGGFIDRMISMVEGARRQRTPNEIALGILLVAVTALFLLVVFTLPAFVRYSESAAGQPAGTVNLSPAVLVSLVVCLIPTTIGALLSAIGISGIDRMIRRNVIATSGRAVEAAGDIDVLLLDKTGTITLGNRQAVAFLPAPGVEEIHLAEAAQLASLTDETPEGRSIVVLAKEQHRLRAVEATSHHATFVPFTAQTRMSGVDFASPARSIRKGAADAILKWVRAQGVAVPEPVERIAENVARNGGTPLLVAENNRVLGVVQLKDIVKGGIKERFAQLRKMGIRTVMITGDNPVTAAAIAAEAGVDDFMAEATPEQKLARIREEQKGGHLVAMTGDGTNDAPALAQADVGVAMNTGTQAAREAGNMVDLDSNPTKLIEVVEIGKQLLMTRGALTTFSIANDVAKYFAILPAMFATLYATGAAAGPLAQFNVMGLHSPQSAILSAVIFNALIIVALIPLALRGVKYRAVGAVQVLARNALVYGLGGVIAPFLGIKLIDLFLVALHLA, from the coding sequence ATGACCTTCAACCGTAATCTCCTCGTCGGCGCATTGCGCGACGCGTTCCTGAAATTCAACCCCCGCGAGCAGATCAAAAATCCGGTGATGTTCGTCGTCTTCCTTGGCGCGCTCTGGACGACCATCGGACTCTTCCGCGATCTCGACTCGTTCAACATCCAGATCGTCGTCTGGCTCTGGTTCACCGTCTTCTTTTCCAACTTCGCCGAAGCCGTGGCGGAAGGACGCGGCAAGGCCCAGGCAGAATCCCTGAAAAAAACCCGCACCAGGACGAACGCCCGCCGGCTCGACGGCGACCGGGAAACCCTCGTCAACGCCACCGAGCTTCGCAAAGGCGACCGCGTCGTCTGTGAAGCGGGCGACATCATTCCCGCAGACGGCGATGTGATCGAAGGCGTCGCCAGCGTGGACGAATCCGCCATCACCGGTGAGTCTGCGCCCGTCATCCGCGAAAGCGGCGGCGACCACTGCGCCGTCACCGGCGGCACGCGCGTCCTGAGCGACCGCATCGTGATAAAGATCAGCGCCGAGCCGGGCGGCGGATTCATCGATCGCATGATCTCCATGGTCGAGGGAGCCCGCCGCCAGCGCACGCCGAACGAGATCGCCCTCGGCATCCTGCTCGTCGCGGTTACCGCGCTCTTCCTGCTCGTGGTCTTCACGCTGCCGGCCTTCGTGAGATACAGCGAGTCCGCCGCCGGCCAGCCCGCCGGCACCGTGAACCTCTCGCCCGCCGTGCTCGTCTCCCTCGTCGTCTGCCTCATCCCGACCACCATCGGCGCGCTGCTCAGCGCCATCGGCATCAGCGGCATCGACCGCATGATCCGCCGCAACGTGATCGCCACCAGCGGCCGCGCCGTCGAGGCCGCCGGCGACATCGACGTGCTCCTTCTCGACAAGACCGGCACCATCACGCTCGGCAACCGACAGGCCGTCGCCTTCCTGCCCGCCCCCGGCGTGGAGGAAATCCATCTCGCCGAGGCCGCGCAACTCGCCTCGCTGACCGACGAGACCCCCGAAGGCCGCTCCATCGTCGTGCTCGCGAAAGAGCAGCATCGACTCCGCGCCGTCGAGGCGACCTCGCACCACGCCACGTTTGTCCCCTTCACCGCGCAGACCCGCATGAGCGGCGTGGATTTCGCGTCGCCCGCCCGTTCCATTCGCAAGGGCGCTGCCGACGCAATCCTCAAATGGGTGCGGGCCCAGGGCGTCGCCGTGCCCGAGCCAGTCGAGCGAATCGCCGAGAACGTCGCCAGGAATGGCGGCACCCCTTTGCTTGTCGCGGAGAACAACCGCGTGCTCGGCGTCGTGCAGCTCAAGGACATCGTCAAAGGCGGCATCAAGGAACGCTTCGCCCAGCTCCGCAAAATGGGCATCCGCACCGTCATGATTACCGGGGATAACCCCGTCACGGCCGCCGCCATCGCCGCCGAGGCAGGCGTGGACGATTTCATGGCCGAGGCCACGCCCGAGCAAAAGCTGGCCCGCATCCGCGAGGAGCAAAAGGGCGGCCACCTTGTCGCCATGACCGGCGATGGCACCAACGACGCGCCCGCCCTGGCCCAGGCCGACGTCGGCGTCGCCATGAACACCGGCACGCAGGCCGCCCGCGAAGCCGGCAACATGGTCGATCTCGACAGCAACCCCACCAAGCTCATCGAGGTCGTCGAGATCGGGAAACAGCTTCTCATGACCCGCGGCGCCCTCACCACGTTCAGCATCGCGAACGACGTGGCGAAATACTTCGCCATCCTCCCCGCGATGTTCGCCACGCTCTACGCCACCGGCGCTGCCGCCGGTCCGCTTGCCCAATTCAACGTCATGGGCCTGCACTCCCCGCAGAGCGCGATCCTGAGCGCCGTCATCTTCAACGCGCTCATCATCGTCGCCCTCATCCCCCTGGCGCTGAGAGGCGTGAAGT
- the kdpA gene encoding potassium-transporting ATPase subunit KdpA: MNPTDWLQVAAYVAALVLLTPPLGAFMARVLKGERTFLHPVLSPVERLTYRLIGVDPAREMTWRGYASALMAFNILGFLVLLAILLGQGTLPLNPQGVPGMKFPLAFNTAVSFMTNTNWQAYSGEAALSDFSQLIGLNFQNFVSAATGFAAFVAVARGFSRQSTTTLGNFWADLVRSTLYILLPLCMLLAVVLVSQGVVQNFSGYVTAKTVEGAGQVIPQGPVASQIAIKQLGTNGGGFFGVNSAHPFENPTPLSNFLQMLAILLLPAALTYTFGVLVGDRRQGWVLFIAMLVLFFGGFALSWWAEAQTNPVTQLAQNMEGKEQRFGVMNSVLWATATTCASNGSVNAMIDSLSPLAGGVAMFNIMLGEIVFGGVGCGLYGMLMYVLLTVFIAGLMVGRTPEYLGKKIEAREMRLAILVLIVPSALILIGAAIACLYPAALASLANNGPHGLSEILYAFSSASGNNGSAFAGLTVDTPFYNYALGLCMFIGRFICLIPVLAIAGSVAAKKTMPFSGGTFPTTGAAFVLLLLGSILIVGALTHLPALALGPGIEHVLMLQGRTF, encoded by the coding sequence ATGAATCCTACCGATTGGCTCCAGGTCGCCGCCTATGTCGCGGCGCTCGTTCTTCTCACTCCGCCCCTGGGCGCCTTCATGGCGCGGGTGCTCAAAGGCGAACGCACGTTTCTTCATCCCGTGCTGAGTCCGGTCGAGCGGCTCACGTATCGACTCATTGGCGTCGATCCCGCGCGCGAAATGACGTGGCGCGGCTATGCGAGCGCCCTCATGGCCTTCAACATTCTCGGGTTCCTTGTGCTGCTGGCGATCCTGCTCGGCCAGGGCACGCTTCCGCTCAATCCGCAAGGCGTGCCGGGCATGAAGTTCCCCCTCGCGTTCAACACGGCCGTCAGCTTCATGACGAATACGAACTGGCAGGCTTACTCGGGCGAGGCCGCGCTGAGTGACTTCAGCCAGTTGATCGGGCTGAACTTCCAGAACTTCGTCAGCGCGGCCACGGGCTTCGCCGCATTTGTCGCCGTGGCGCGGGGCTTCTCCCGGCAATCCACGACCACGCTCGGCAACTTCTGGGCCGACCTCGTGCGCTCGACGCTCTACATTCTGCTGCCGCTCTGCATGCTCCTCGCAGTCGTGCTTGTGAGCCAGGGCGTGGTGCAGAACTTTTCCGGCTACGTGACGGCAAAAACCGTCGAGGGAGCGGGGCAGGTCATCCCTCAGGGCCCCGTCGCCTCGCAAATCGCCATCAAGCAGCTCGGCACGAACGGCGGCGGATTCTTCGGCGTAAACAGCGCCCATCCCTTCGAGAATCCCACGCCGCTCAGCAACTTTCTGCAAATGCTGGCGATCCTCCTGCTCCCGGCGGCGCTGACCTACACGTTCGGCGTGCTGGTCGGAGATCGGCGGCAGGGCTGGGTGTTGTTCATTGCCATGCTTGTCCTCTTCTTTGGCGGCTTTGCGCTGAGCTGGTGGGCCGAGGCGCAGACCAATCCCGTCACGCAACTTGCCCAGAACATGGAGGGCAAGGAGCAGCGTTTCGGCGTGATGAACAGCGTGCTCTGGGCCACGGCGACGACCTGCGCCTCGAACGGCTCCGTCAACGCGATGATCGACAGCCTCTCCCCGCTCGCGGGGGGAGTGGCGATGTTCAACATCATGCTCGGCGAGATCGTTTTCGGCGGCGTCGGCTGTGGCCTCTACGGAATGCTGATGTATGTCCTGCTCACCGTCTTCATCGCGGGGCTGATGGTGGGTCGCACCCCCGAATACCTCGGCAAAAAGATCGAAGCCCGCGAGATGCGGCTGGCGATTCTCGTTCTCATCGTCCCCAGCGCGCTCATTCTGATCGGCGCGGCCATCGCCTGCCTTTACCCGGCCGCTCTGGCGAGTCTGGCCAACAACGGACCGCACGGCCTCAGCGAAATCCTCTACGCCTTCAGTTCCGCATCGGGAAACAACGGCAGCGCCTTTGCCGGCCTCACCGTGGACACGCCGTTCTACAACTACGCGCTCGGCCTCTGCATGTTCATCGGGCGCTTCATTTGCCTGATTCCGGTGCTGGCCATCGCCGGCTCCGTGGCCGCGAAGAAAACCATGCCGTTTTCCGGCGGCACCTTCCCCACCACGGGCGCGGCCTTCGTCCTCCTGCTGCTCGGCTCGATTCTGATCGTCGGCGCGCTCACGCATCTGCCCGCGCTCGCGCTCGGGCCGGGCATCGAGCACGTCCTCATGCTCCAGGGCCGCACGTTCTGA
- a CDS encoding family 43 glycosylhydrolase gives MTPRLLLAPVLLSVLTLTTAGAAAPTGSGKLPANDFGNALIPDLLADPSVVEFDGVFYCYATTDGEGKHLSTSGLPVVWRSTDFLNWSFEGSIFPPGFTAKYWAPASVIRRAGTYYLYPTLDGKLTVATSKSPEGPFLHPETHEPGWKPITPKVAGSIDAEVLIDDDGQGYMVWQRRGFGKMRPDLLDLEPEGQIVLPAKQPAYAEGQYLFKRKGIYYFLYTQGGGENYRYAYMMSRTGIKGPWIAPEHDLIAVSDEEKKIYGPGHGCFFNPKGTDQWYFVYLEYGRGSTNRAIYADKMNFNADGTIQPITLTKEGVGAIRSTSHPLPNRALTATVTASSVRPELKVRCEDKSHERTESFVPGFATDGSNGSRWMAGPNDKTPWLQVDLGAPRDILGTEAYFVQPTHGHAFKIESSLDGKTWQPYVEHADIRIQSPHQDKKPLRTRYLRLTILQGTPGLWEFRVY, from the coding sequence ATGACCCCAAGACTCCTCCTTGCGCCCGTTCTCCTCTCCGTGTTGACCCTCACGACCGCCGGAGCGGCGGCGCCGACCGGGAGCGGGAAACTGCCGGCCAATGACTTTGGCAACGCGCTGATCCCTGACCTGCTGGCCGATCCCAGCGTGGTCGAGTTCGACGGGGTGTTCTACTGCTACGCGACCACCGACGGGGAGGGGAAGCACCTGTCGACCTCGGGTCTGCCGGTCGTGTGGAGATCCACCGATTTCCTGAATTGGAGTTTCGAGGGCTCGATCTTTCCGCCCGGCTTCACGGCGAAGTATTGGGCGCCGGCCAGCGTGATCCGCCGCGCCGGCACCTACTACCTCTACCCCACGCTCGACGGGAAGCTCACCGTGGCGACCTCCAAATCTCCCGAAGGCCCCTTCCTGCACCCCGAGACGCACGAGCCCGGCTGGAAGCCGATCACGCCCAAGGTCGCCGGCAGCATCGACGCGGAGGTCCTCATCGACGACGACGGCCAGGGCTACATGGTCTGGCAGCGTCGCGGCTTCGGGAAGATGCGCCCTGACCTGCTCGACCTCGAGCCGGAGGGCCAGATCGTTCTCCCCGCCAAGCAGCCTGCCTACGCCGAGGGGCAGTATCTCTTCAAGCGCAAGGGCATTTATTACTTCCTCTACACCCAGGGCGGCGGCGAAAACTACCGATATGCTTACATGATGAGCCGCACGGGGATCAAAGGCCCCTGGATCGCTCCCGAGCACGACCTCATTGCAGTCTCCGACGAAGAGAAAAAAATCTACGGCCCGGGGCACGGCTGCTTCTTCAACCCCAAGGGCACGGACCAGTGGTATTTCGTCTATCTGGAATACGGGCGCGGCAGCACGAACCGCGCGATCTACGCCGATAAGATGAACTTCAATGCCGATGGCACCATCCAGCCCATCACGCTCACGAAAGAGGGCGTCGGCGCGATTCGGTCGACGTCCCATCCGCTGCCCAATCGCGCGCTCACGGCGACCGTCACCGCCTCGTCCGTCCGCCCCGAGCTCAAGGTCCGCTGCGAGGACAAATCGCACGAGCGCACGGAGTCCTTCGTTCCGGGATTCGCGACCGACGGCAGCAATGGCAGCCGCTGGATGGCCGGGCCGAACGACAAGACCCCGTGGCTCCAGGTCGATCTCGGCGCACCTCGCGACATCCTCGGCACCGAGGCGTATTTCGTGCAGCCCACGCACGGCCACGCCTTCAAGATCGAGTCCTCGCTCGACGGCAAGACCTGGCAGCCCTACGTCGAGCACGCCGACATCCGCATCCAGTCGCCGCATCAGGACAAGAAGCCCCTTCGCACTCGCTATCTGCGCCTGACGATCCTCCAGGGCACCCCCGGCCTCTGGGAATTCCGCGTATATTAA